TCTCGCTGCGGTGCTGCTGGTGGCGGTGCGCAGCAGCCTGGGACCTTCGTTGGTGTGCGCGGCGTTGTCGTTCATGACTTACGACTTTCTGTTTATCCCGCCGAATTTCTCCTTCGCCATCCAGCGTGAAGAGGATGTCCTCACGCTGTTGTTCTTCCTGTTGATGGCGGCGCTCACCGGCAACCTGGCCGCACGCCAGCGTCGGCAGTTACAGGCGCTGCGCGATACTCAGGAAGAAACCAGCGAGCTGCTCGACCTGTCACGCAAGCTCACCGCCGCCACGGATCGCCAGGCGGTTGTCAGTGCGGCGGCTCACCACCTGCAAGGCTGGAATGACCTGGATCTGTGCCTGGTCAATCGCGATGGCCAGGGCGGTTGGACGATCGAGACCGGCGGCCCGCTGACCCTCAACGAAGCCGAGCGTGCCGCCGCCGACTGGGCCTGGCAACACGACCAGCCGGCAGGCATGGGCACCGGCACCTTGCCGTTTGGACGCTGGTGGTGGTGGCCGTTGTCGGGTGAAGAGGGCCCGCTGGGTTTGTTGGGCGTCAGCGCGAAAGCCGGCACGGCGTTGAGTGGCCAACGCCGTCGCCTGCTCATCGCCCTGAGCCAGCCGTTGGCCCAGGCGCTGGCGCGTGCGCAGTTGGCGCAGGAGTTGGAGTCCGCGCGTTTGCACGGTGAAACCGAACAACTGCGCAGCGCCTTGCTCGCCTCCGTCTCCCATGATTTGCGCACGCCGCTGACCTCCATGCGCGGCAGTATCGACAGCCTGCTGGCGCTGGGCGAGGCGATCCCTTTGGAGGACCGTCGCGAATTGCTTGAAGGCACCCGCGATGAAGCCGAGCGCCTCGACCGCTATATCCAGAACCTGCTGGACATGACTCGCCTGGGCCACGGCGCGCTGAAGCTGGCGCGCGACTGGGTGTCGCCCGGCGATATTGTCGGCAGCGCCCTTGGCCGATTGCGTGCCGTACTGGCGCCCTTGCAGGTCAATACCGATGTGCCGCCGGACCTGCCGTTGCTCTATGTGCATGCGGCGTTGATCGAGCAGGCGCTGGTCAATGTCATGGAAAACGCCGCGCGCTTTTCGCCGCCCCAGGGCCGCTTGCAGTTGAGCGCCGGCGTGTCGGACGGCCAAGTGTTTTTCGCCGTCGCCGATGAGGGACCGGGAATTCCAGAGGACGAACGCGCGAAGATCTTCGATATGTTCTACACCGCTGCGCGCGGTGATCGCGGCGGGCAGGGCACCGGCCTGGGGCTGGCGATCTGCCAGGGGATGGTCGGCGCCCACGGTGGGCACATCAGTGTGGCCGACGGTATTGAAGGGCGGGGCACCTGTATTACCTTGTTTCTGCCATTGCCGGCACAACCTGCCCTGGAGCAAAACCTGTAGGAGCGAGCTTGCTCGCGAAGGTCGTTAACGATAAAGATGGCTTCCTGAATGTACGCGGCGCCAGACGTTTTTCGCGAGCAAGCTCGCTCCTGCATGGGTTGGTTTTTAATTGATTTTAACTGAGACACCATGAGCCAGACCGCGACAATTCTAGTCATTGATGACGAACCGCAGATCCGCAAATTCCTGCGCATCAGCCTGGCCTCCCAAGGCTATAAGGTGATCGAAGCCGGCACCGGCAACGAAGGCCTGGCTCAAGCGGCATTGAGCAAACCGGATTTGCTCGTGCTGGACCTGGGCCTGCCTGATATGGACGGCCAGCAGGTGCTGCGCGAGTTTCGCGAGTGGTCGACGGTGCCGGTATTGGTGCTCTCGGTGCGGGCCAGCGAAGCGCAGAAGGTCGAAGCCCTTGACGGTGGCGCCAATGACTACGTGACCAAACCGTTCGGCATTCAGGAGTTTCTCGCCCGCGTGCGCGCATTGTTGCGTCATGCACCGGCGGGGGAGGCTCAGGAGGCCGCATTGAGTTTCGGCCCGCTGACCGTGGACCTGGCTTACCGCCGCGTACTGCTCGACGGCGCCGAAGTGCCACTGACCCGCAAGGAATACGCGGTGCTGGCGCAACTGGCGCGGCATCCGGGGCGGGTGATTACCCAGCAGCAATTGCTCAAGGATATCTGGGGGCCGACTCACACCGAAGACAGCCACTACCTGCGCATTGTGGTGGGCCATTTGCGTCAGAAGCTGGCGGATGACCCGGCGCAGCCGAGGTTTATCGTGACTGAGGCGGGTGTGGGGTATCGGTTGCTGGGGGCTTGAGTTTACCGCTGTCCGGACCGGCCTTATCGGGGGCAAGCCCCCTCCCACACTTTGAATGTATTCACAAATCTAAATGTGGGAGGGGGCTTGCCCCCGATAAGGCCCGCTCAGACACCCGCAATTTCAGGCCTGCTCACTCTCATAGCGATCCAGCGTATCACTGGCAATCTCCCGCCCCAACGCGATCAACTCCGGCGCCTTGTAGAACTCGAAAAACCGGCAGACCCGCTTTGGCACGTTGATCAGCACATCCGGCGGGTAACCGGCGATCTTGTACTGTGCCAATGACGTCTGCATCACTTCGAAACTCTGGTTGATCAGGTCCAGCAGTGAGGCCGGCCCGACATTGTCGATAATGAACGAGCCTGTGGCAGACCTCGGAGCGCCGGGCTTTTCCGGCGCCGCGGCGGGTTGCTGGGATTCCGGCTCGGCCGACTCCAGCCACGGGTTGATCTCGGCGGCCTGGGCCTGCAAGGCTTCCTGCTCGAGCTTCATCAACTGCTCGGCCTGTTTGCGCCGGAACGGCAGGTGCGAGCCCAATGATTTCGCCAGGCTGTTGAAGCGGCTTTTGAAGGCCGGCGGGCGCTGGATCACCGGCAGATGATAGTGCTTCTGGTTGGTGGCGTTGAGGTTGACTGCAATGATCAAGTCGCAATGACTCGACACCACCGGCACGATGGGCAACGGGTTGAGCAAACCACCGTCCACCAGCATGCGATTGCCCTGCATCACCGGCGTGAATAGGCTGGGAATCGCTGCCGAGGCGCGCATGGCCTGGTGCAGGCAACCTTCCTGGAACCAGATTTCCTGTTGGTTGGTGAGGTCGGTGGCCACGGCGGTGTAGGGGATGCGCAGGTCTTCGATAGTGATTTCGCCGACGATCTTGCGGATCTGCCCGAACACCTTTTCGCCGCGAATCGCGCCCAGGCGAAAGCTCACATCCACCAGGCGCAATACGTCGAGGTAATCCAGGCTTTCGATCCAGTTTCGATACTCGTCCAACTTGCCGGCGGCGTAGATCCCGCCGACCACGGCGCCCATCGAGCAGCCTGCGATACAAGCGATGTCATAGCCGCGTCGTTCGATTTCTTCGATCACGCCGATATGGGCGTAGCCCCTGGCTCCGCCGGAGCCCAGTACCAAGGCAACACGTTTCTTCATGACCCCGATCCTTCGCAAAACAGGTGCCCACAATGCACCCATCCAGGGGGCGGCTTCAATCCTCGGTGAGCCCTGATAATATTTTTCCAGAATCGCCACAAGGCTCGGGTATGCTCTGGCAATGGGCAGTACCGATTTCAGGCTAGGGACAAGGCACTTTTTCCTGTAGGCATCGTCTACAGGCTACGACAGATTTTGTATATTTTGAGGTGTCATCAATGAAAGCCTGGATGTGTGTGCCTGTGATCCTGTTGGCCTTGGCCGGCTGTGCCGGGAAAACCGCGTATCGCGACAGCTGCGGGTCCCAGTTGGATGCCGCCTGGAAAGAACTGGACCTGGCCAAGGCCGAGGGTTTCGCCGGCACCGTGAGCTATTCCAAGGCGCTGTCGCTGTTGACGGGCGCCAAGACCCAGCAGCAATTCGAAGCGTTCGAAGGTTGCTCCAACAAGGCCGAGAAGGCGCGCTTCTATATTCGTGAGTCACGCGCCGGGCGTTGATTCAGCCACGCGCAGGGTTTTCAATGCAAAGGGAGGGCAGGATGTCAGTGCTGGTCAATCAGTTAGTCGCTCAGGTCATTGGCCTGGAAGTAGGGTTACTGAGCTGTCAGGCTCGTCTTGCCGCCGTCACCGACGGTGAAGCCCTGCACGATCTGCGCACCACCGTACGCCGCCTGCGCAGCCTGTTGCGGCCCTTGCGCGGGTTGCCGGGTGTCGAACAGCTTGAATCCGCCGCCCGCACGGTCGGCCAATTGACCACACCGCTGCGTGACCGCGAAGTGCTGGCAGCGTACTTGCACCAGCACGGGCATCATGAGGCGGCTGAGCGACGTCTGCGCCTGCAACCTGGGGCCTATCGTCAGGTTGCGCAAAGCCCGGAACTGGCCCACCTGCTGCAAATCCTCGATGCGTTTCCACGGTTTATCCGTGCCTCCCAACATCAGAAATTGCTTAAGGGCCTGCGCTCGCGCATCCAGAGACGTCTGGCCAAGCAATGGAAAACCCTTGAGCACGCGCTCAAAGATCCAGAACATGATCGCCACCGTTTGCGCTTGCTGATCAAACGCGTGCGCTACGCAGCCGAAGCCTATCCCGAGTTGGACAAGCTGCCGGTCCGCGCCATGGCCGCTTTGAAAAAAGCGCAGGGCGCTCTGGGTGATTGGCATGACTGCTGGCAATGGCTGCTCCAGGCCGAGCACCAGGCTGACCTGCAGCCCTGCATTGCGACCTGGCGTGCCGCCATGGTCAAGGCCGAGGCACGGGCGGATCGAGTGCTGGACAAGCTCGGCGCGGATTGTTTCTGAACCGGTCCGGCTTTTGGCCGGAATAGGCGCTGTACCTGGCGGGGCGGATGGTTAAGATCCCCTCATCGTTTGCTTGATGTGAGATCGCCATGCGCTTTAGTGATTTGCTCGACGCTGCTCGCAGTCACCCGTTGGATGTCACCATTCCTGCCGAATGGGGCCAGGGCCGCGCCACGTTTGGTGGCTTGGTCGCCGCCTTGCAATACGAGGCCTTGCGGGCGCAAGTGCCGGCAGACCGGCCGCTGCGCTCACTGGCGATCACTTTCGTGGGCCCGGTAGCGCCGGATGTGCCGGCCAGTTATGAAGTTGAAGTGTTGCGCGAGGGCAAGGCCGTCAGCCAATTGCTGGGCCGTGTGGTGCAGAACGGTGAAGTGGCGACCCTGGTCCAGGCCAGTTTCGGTGCATCCCGCGAGTCGCAAATCGACGTGGCGAGCGAGCCGCCCCCGGTGTTCAAACAGTGGGACGAGTGCCAGGAACTGCCTTATATCAAAGGCGTCACGCCCGAATTCATGCGGCACCTGGCAATGCGCTGGAGTGTCGGCGGCCTGCCGTTCACCGGCACTAAATCCCGCGACATGGGCGGTTGGGTGCGTTTGCGTGGAGATGTGAAGGAAGAACCGCTGACCGAGGCGCATATCCTCGCACTGGTCGATGCGTGGCCCCCGGCGTTGCTCCCGCATTTGAACAAACCGGCGCCGGGCAGCACCCTGACCTGGACCATCGAGTTCATCCAGCCGCTGCAGAGCCTGACTACACTCGATTGGTGCCAATATCACGTCAACATCGAACACGCCCGCGACGGCTACGGCCATGCCGCCGCCGCGCTCTGGAGTCCGACCGGCGACTTGATCGCCCTCAGCCGCCAGACCGTGGTGGTCTTCGCCTGACGCTCAACGCGGGTGGCGCTGACGCCAGGCACGCCACCAGCCACCGCTGAGGACAAAGCGCGGGAACGTCACGAACTGCTCGACCACCAGGCGTTGCACCGCATCTTTACGGTCGCTGAACGGCTCACTGGCCTGGGCTTCCAGGCTATGGCCGTGACGCTGCAACGCCAGGCCCCCCAGGATACCGATCACTCCGATGACGACACTGACCAGACTCAGGCTGAACACACCGGAAACGATCAACAGGAAGCCGATGATGAACAGCGGCACGGCAATCAGGTGCAACGCCAGGTTGGCCGGGTGCTGATGGTTTTTTGGGTAATGACGCCATTGCCAGGCGGGGAGATTGGGGTGACGTTTGCCCATGATGGTGAATCCTCTGTCCGTTGAAACAACTTGGACAGAGTTTAGGTGGGGGTTGGCGGGGCAGCGAATCAAACCTGGCTATGGCTGTCATAGACGGTCCCGAGGAGATCGGCGCAACCGGTGCGACGTCTCCCCGGACTTGACACCTACAGCTTCAACTGCCCAATCGCCTTATTCAACTCTCCCGCCAGCGTCGCCAGCTCATTGCTGGTGGTTGCCGAATCCACTGTCTGCTGCACGGTGTTCTCGGTTACATCACGAATGCTCACCACGGCGCGGTTCATCTCTTCGGCAACATGGCTCTGCTGTTCGGCGGCCACCGCAATCTGGGTGTTGCTCTCGCGCATCTGCGCCACGGCACCGGTGATTTCCGCGAGCGCGGCGCCGGCTTCCTGGGCCTGCTGCACGCAGTCATCGGCCTTGAATGAGCTTTCCTGCATGAAGTCCACCGCGTCGCGGGTACCGGCTTGCAGCGCCGAGACCATGCGGGTGATTTCGTCGGTAGAGCTCTGCACGCGCTTGGCCAGGTTGCGCACTTCGTCGGCGACCACGGCGAAGCCACGGCCCATTTCGCCGGCGCGGGCGGCTTCGATGGCGGCGTTGAGGGCGAGCAAGTTGGTCTGTTCGGCGATGCTGTGGATCACGCCGACCACGCCGTTGATTTTCTGGCTGTCTTCGGCGAGTTTCTGGATCATTTCAGCAGTCTGTTGCACACCCGTGGACAGCCCGGCGATTGAACGTTGCACGCGTGTGACCACTTCCTGGCCGCTGCCGGCCAGAGTGTCGGCGGTTTGCGAAAGGTCGCGGGTGGCCCCGGCGTGCTGCGCAATATGGTGGACGGTAGCGGTCATCTCGTTGATCGCCGTGGCGGCCTGGTCGGTCTCGCTTTGCTGGCCGAGCATGCCGTGCTGCACCTCGTTCATGCTGCTGGCCAGGCGTGCGGCGCCCTCGTCCAATTGCCTGGCGGTACGGGCCACGGTGTTGACCACCCGTTGGTAGCCGGCTTGCATGGCGTTGAAGGCATTGGCCATCTGCCCGACTTCATCCTTGCAGGCCAGGGGCACGCGGGCGGACAGGTCGCCGGTCTTCTCTACATGGAGCATCACGTCCTTGAGGGTGTTGAGCTGGCTGAGCAGGAAGCGGATCAGCAATTGGGAGGCGCCGAGCATCGCAAGCATCAGGATCGCCACCGCTACCGCATAGTTGACGAAGCGTTCGCCGAACACCTGGCGCAGGCTTGGCGCGTAGGCGAGTACGGCGACCTGTTGTCCGTCGGCGCGGCGGACGACCTCTGCGCCCAGCAGCGGGTTTATGCCGAACAAAGGCAGGTGACCGAGCTCGACCCAGCCGCTGGCGCCTTGCAAGACGGACAGGTCCTGGCCGGCCCGTTGTGGTGCCTGGTCGCGGGTGAGGGTCAGCCAGTTTTCGCCGGTGGGCAGTGCCTTGTCGGCCGGCCAGGCGCTGAACAACTGCGCCTGGGCCCTGGCCGAATCCTGGGCCCCCTGGCTGCGCGCCTGTTGTTCGAGCTGGACGGCATACAGCACCAGCAGCAGGGTGGTGATGAAAGCCACCGCATTGACGGCCCAGAATTTGTACTTCAGCGAGATATTGCTAAGCCAGGCACCCATGGAGGTTTTCTCTGATAGCGGAAACAGCATTGGCAAGGTGCCATTATTGTGCCGCTACTCAGGAAAGGGTTTTTGACATGGGTCAATGCGCCGCATCACTCAACGGCAGGCAGACCAAAAAAAGCGCGGGCGCAGGCAGTACTGTGCAGCGCGAGATCTTCCAGGGTTTCATTGCGATGCAGGGCAACTTCGCGCAGCACTTCGGTCAGGAAGGCGGGCTCATTGCGGCCGTTCTTCGGTTTGGGGCGCAGTGTGCGTGGCAGCAGGTAGGGCGCATCACTTTCCAGCATCAGACGACCGCGGGGAATCTCCCTGACCAATGGATGCAGATGCGTCCCACGGCGTTCGTCGCAGATCCAGCCGGTGATGCCAATGTGCAGGTCAAGATCGATGTAGCTGAACAGCGCCTGTTGTTCGCCGGTGAAGCAATGCACTACGGCGGCGGGCAAGTGGTCACGGTAATCCTTGAGGATCTCCAGCAGGCGCTGGTTGGCGTCGCGCTCGTGAAGGAACACCGGCAATTGCAGTTCGACGGCCAGGGCCAGGTGTTCCTCCAAGACTTTTTCCTGTTGTGGACGCGGTGAAAAATCCCGGTTGAAATCCAGGCCGCACTCGCCGACGGCGCGTACGCGCGTTTCGTTGAGCAGGCCGCGTAAACGTCGAGCGCTGTCGCTGTCCCAGGCGCTGGCGGAGTGGGGGTGGATGCCAGCGGTGCTGAACAGGCGTTGCGCGCTTTCATCAAGGTTCACGCACAACTCCAGGGCCTGCTCGCTGCCTTCGACACTGGTGCCGGTGAGCACCAGTTGTTGCACGCCGGCGGCGTAGGCTCGCTCGAGAACGGCCGAGTGCCTCTCGTCGAAACTGGGGTTGGTCAGGTTGACGCCGATATCAATGAGTTGCATGGTGCTACCTCCGCCTGCGGCCGGAAAGCATATCAGAGCTGTAGATTTATAAGAAAAACGAAGAACTACAACGCGTTATAGCTGTCTTTGAACGTCGCCAGCGACATTGTGCCGGGCCCGTTGCCTCTCACCGTGTCGCCGTTGCACGCTTTGCCAGCGCATAAAGCGCTCTGTTTCTGACGCCCAACAGCTCTTTTTCACGAAGACGTTGGCCAGTATTCTTTCCGGAGAGCGGATGATCCGACCCTCGGCGTTGCTTCTGATGTGCCTGACGTTACTGCTGCCCCTGGCAGCGGTCGCGCGTCTGGATGGGCCGCTGGAAGTGACCAAACCCGGCAAGGTGCGTGACCTGGCGGAGATTCGCTCCAGTCGTACCCTGCGTGTGCTGGTCAACCAGAGCCGTAACAGTTCCGGTGAAGTGCAGGGCCAGGCTATCGGTGTCGAATACCATCGCTTGCGGGCTTTCGAGCAGTACCTCAATGGCCATGCCCGCGATGGGCAGGCAATCAACCTCAAGATCATCCCCAGGGCCAAGGACCAGTTGCTTGGCGCGCTGGCCCGTGGCGAAGGCGATCTGGTGGCTCCCGGCGAATTGCTGGACATGAGGGCCGCGCACAAGATCAGCACCAGTGACCCTATCGCCAGCGACGTGCCGCTGTGGCTGGTGGGCGTCAAGGGTGAACGACGCTTTACCCGATTGGAGCAGTTGTCGGGCCGCACCCTGGCGTTGACCACCGGCAGTGCCGCGGCGGATGCGATCAGCCAGGTCAACCAGAAACTGGCCCTGCACAAGCGCCCGCCGATCAAGGTTGAGTGGGTCGACCCGAGCCTGGCGGTCGAAGACGTGCTGGAGATGGTGCAGGCCGGGATCTTTCACCTGACCATCGTTGAAAAGCCGATTGCCGAGCGCTGGTCGAAAATCCTGCCCAGGTTGCGTTTTGACAAGCAGGTGGTCATCAGCGAGCCGGGCGACGAGTACTGGTTCGTGCGCCAGGATGCTTCGATGCTGCGGGCGAGCATTGATCGTTTCCTCAAGACCTACCACACCCCTTCCGATCAGGATGTGGCGTTCCAGCGTATCTATCGACGTCTTTATCAGGTGCGCAACCCGTTGGCCCGCGCCGACCGTCAACGCCTGGAGAAACTGCGCCCGGTGCTGCAAAAGCATGCGCGTGAGCAAGGCATGGACTGGTTGAACCTGGCCGCCCTGGCATTCAAGGAGTCTGCGCTGGACCCTGGGGCACGCAACAGCGGTGGTCCTACCGGTCTGATGCAGATTACGCCCTCGGCGGCGCAGCGGGTGGGCGTGAACAATATCGAGAATCTGGACAGTAATGTGCAGGCCGGCGCGCGCTACCTGGCCATGATCCGGCGCAAGTTTTTTGCCAGCCCCAAGCTCAATGAGCGCGAACGTATGGCCTTCGTGTTGGCGGCTTATAACATGGGCCCGGAGCGGGTGCAGGGCATGCGCACCGAAGCCAGGCGTCGAGGACTCAACCCCAATCAGTGGTTCTTCCAGGTTGAACGCATTGCCATGGAGCAGGTAGGGATGGGCGGCGTCAGCTATGTTAACAGTGTCAACAAGTACTATCTGGCGTTTGACCGGGAGCGGGAGTCCCTGGAACCGTCAGCGCCGAAAGTTGCGTCGCGCAAATAATCGATTTTATCGATGTCGATAACGCATTTTTTCGGCTTTTATCATTCTTTAAACTGATTAATATAGCGGCCAACCAACCCCTACCTGAAAAAGGATTTACCTTCATGAGCCCATTGATCACCCGTGTCCTGTCCACTCGCGCAGGTTATGGCCTGACGATTCTGCGCATCTTCGTCGGCATCATCTTCGCTGCCCACGGCTCGCAGAAACTCTTCGGCTGGTTCGGCGGTGGTGGTCTGGCCGGCACTGCACAATGGATGGAAAGCATCGGCCTGGCGCCGGGCACCCTGATGGCAGTGTTGTCCGGTGGCACCGAGTTCTTTGCCGGCCTGGCGCTGATCATCGGCCTGCTCGTGCGCCCTGCGGCACTGGGCCTGACCTTCCTGACGCTGGTGGCGATCTTTTCGGTGCACATTCATAACGGGCTGTTCATGGCCAACAATGGCTATGAGTTTGCACTGGCCCTGCTGGGAGGCTCGCTGGCGGTACTGTTCGAAGGCGCCGGCAGACTGTCGGCCGATCGCGCCATCGCCAACTGACCGTTTCGCAAGCACGAGAGGCCCGCCATGTGCGGGCCTTTTCGTTGCTCGGGATTCTTGACACCGGCCCGCCAGCTTCTCTAGGATGCTGCTCATGCGCCGATTTAAACAGCTAATTGCGGGGCGCCACTGGACTCGATGCAGTCCGACAGAACCATGCACTCATCAGCAGGCACGGGTCGAAATACCGCTAAAGCGCTGGTTCGGTGTTGCCTCTCACCTGCCCGCAGACTTTTGAGGCAGAGACACGACACGATGAATGCACTACGCCCCCTGATACGCCTGGCCCCGATCACTGCGGACCTGACTCAGCGCAACCCGAAAATCCTCTTGGGCGGTAAGCACCAGCCCACGCTGTTACGTTACCTGGACGGCTGGCCACGTCGCACCGGTCGGCCTTCGGCGTTCCTGATCCAGTTTGTCGAAGACGGCGACTCACTCGCGCGTTTCGCCAACAACAGCTTTGACCTCGCTGTGATCCAGGCGCCGGACTCAGACAATGCCGAAGAAGTTATCCGTCAATTGACGCGTATTGCCCGGCAAGGGCTGATTGCTCGCCGCTGATCGCCAACGCAACGTGTTCAGCCGAAGGCCACAGGCGCCCACCGGCGTCGACACAGGCAGCGATAACGCGCCCAGGCTATCAGGCACAACACCAGCGGTACCGTCACGATCATCAGCAGCTTTACGATCCGTTCAAAGCGGCGCAGCGGCGCATACGCCTGAGCCTTGAGGGCATGCAGTTCCATCGGCAGGCGCAGACGTTCCTTGTTGAGTGCCTGCAATTGGGTATTGGTGTCCACGGCCTGGGTGCCCAAGCTTTTGGTCTGTGGATTCAAGCGCTGCCACGCTTGTTCAGTACGCTCAAGGCGACGTTCCAGCTCAGCTGCCTTTTCCCGGTACGCCTGCGCGGCCGCTTCGCGCATGGGCTCCAGGGTGCTGAGTGAACGTGACGTAATATGCGGGCGAATATCCGCCAGTTTCGCGGGCGCCGCCAGGTTGTCCAGTGTATTGAGTACGAACTGCACGTTGTCGTTGGCCGTTGTCTGGCTGACAGCATCCGCGAGCAAATCGGTATCGGCAACGACCACCACCTCTATTCGGACAGCCTTTTGCAAGCCTGGTGGCTGGCCCCTGAGGCCGTCGGGAAATGCCGAATAGGCTGGCCCCACGATACGTGCGGAGATCACATGGCGTTGACCTGAAGTGGCGGCTTCATCAATCAACGTGTCGAACTGCGTCGCTGAAGCGAAACGCGCGGCGTCCAGCAGCGCAGACTGTCGAGAGCTTTGTAGCAACGGGGTGAATGTCGTTCGGCTTTTTCGCGAGCGTAACAGCGCGCCACTGCTTGATACGCTCAGGCTGTTTAGTTTCCAGGTGCTGATGTCATACGCGGTCATCGCCTGTCGTGGCAGTTTCAACCTGGCGGGGTGCAATACGGTGGGCATGCCTGGGCCGAGCGAGGCCGAGGAGGCGTAAAGGCTGTCCACCAGTAGCTTGTTCGGCGGCATCTGTATGCCCCATGTGGTCAACAGGCCATCAAGCCTGAAGTCTGCCGATACGGTTTCAGTCCCCATCTCGCTCACCGGGTCGATGAAGATCATCAGCTTGCCGCCGCTTAAGACAAACTGCTCGATGCCATAGAGCGTTTGTTCGGTCAGAGCCCTTGGTTGAACGACCATCAAGCTGCCTATGGATGCAGGCACCTGGGAGATGTTCGACGCCAGTTCCACCAGATTGAATTGCCTGCGCATCTGCTCCATCAGTTGGCTGGCTGAATCATCCAACGGCAACCCGGACAGCAGGCCGACGTTGCGGCGTTGAGGGTGCATCAATTTATCGATCAGTTGGCTGATTTGATACTCCAGCAGCGGTTCGTCAACGGGGTTGAATGCTTCGATGCGCTGCGTACCCTGGCCGGCGCGTGTGCCTATAAGGCCAAGGAATCCTTGTGTGTCATCCAAACCGAACAAGCTGGCTTTGTAGGCATCTTCTGAAAAAGGCGCAGGATCAATAATATGCAGATTGATCATGCCGTCGGCTGCTGACTCAAATTCCTGAAGCAAATCCTCTACGCGCTGGCCGAAGCGTTTCACGGTTCGGCTTTTCTTCGGTGTGGTGAGCGAATTGAAATAGTACAGGTCCAGTGGGCTATCAAGCGTCGCGAGCAGGTGCTGCGTCGCAGGCGATAAGGTATGGATGTTCTGTTGTGAAAAGTCCCAGCGGATATCGGGTAGTTTGTTTATCCAGACCAGATTGAATGCCAGGAACAGTAATGATATGACGATCAACGTCATACCCATACGGAGAGCGGATCGCATCAGCGACTTTCCTTAGCTGTTTTTATAGTTGAGTGTCACAATGGTTGCAGAAAGAAAGGCAAGGATCATGCTGACAAAATATAAACCGTCATGCAGTGTTATTTTGCCGTTGTCCATTGAGCTGAACCGGGAAATCGGGTCAAGTTTGATGATGCTGTCAACTATCCAGATCGGTGCCTGATGTTCAAGTGCATCCAGGACCAAAGACAGCCCGCTGATGGTCAGCAGCAAACCCATGGTGAACAGGAAAATTATGATGCGCTGGTGCGTGAGTGCGCATATGAAACAACCGACAGATAGATAACTTCCTGCCAGTAACCAACTTGCCAGAAATTGTGAAGCGATCACCCCATTATCGGGCGTTCCGAGATAGTTAGCGGCAATCACGATAGGAAAATTCAACAACAGAGCGACACTGCACACTGCCCA
This genomic stretch from Pseudomonas orientalis harbors:
- a CDS encoding methyl-accepting chemotaxis protein, with translation MGAWLSNISLKYKFWAVNAVAFITTLLLVLYAVQLEQQARSQGAQDSARAQAQLFSAWPADKALPTGENWLTLTRDQAPQRAGQDLSVLQGASGWVELGHLPLFGINPLLGAEVVRRADGQQVAVLAYAPSLRQVFGERFVNYAVAVAILMLAMLGASQLLIRFLLSQLNTLKDVMLHVEKTGDLSARVPLACKDEVGQMANAFNAMQAGYQRVVNTVARTARQLDEGAARLASSMNEVQHGMLGQQSETDQAATAINEMTATVHHIAQHAGATRDLSQTADTLAGSGQEVVTRVQRSIAGLSTGVQQTAEMIQKLAEDSQKINGVVGVIHSIAEQTNLLALNAAIEAARAGEMGRGFAVVADEVRNLAKRVQSSTDEITRMVSALQAGTRDAVDFMQESSFKADDCVQQAQEAGAALAEITGAVAQMRESNTQIAVAAEQQSHVAEEMNRAVVSIRDVTENTVQQTVDSATTSNELATLAGELNKAIGQLKL
- a CDS encoding TatD family hydrolase gives rise to the protein MQLIDIGVNLTNPSFDERHSAVLERAYAAGVQQLVLTGTSVEGSEQALELCVNLDESAQRLFSTAGIHPHSASAWDSDSARRLRGLLNETRVRAVGECGLDFNRDFSPRPQQEKVLEEHLALAVELQLPVFLHERDANQRLLEILKDYRDHLPAAVVHCFTGEQQALFSYIDLDLHIGITGWICDERRGTHLHPLVREIPRGRLMLESDAPYLLPRTLRPKPKNGRNEPAFLTEVLREVALHRNETLEDLALHSTACARAFFGLPAVE
- a CDS encoding transglycosylase SLT domain-containing protein, translating into MIRPSALLLMCLTLLLPLAAVARLDGPLEVTKPGKVRDLAEIRSSRTLRVLVNQSRNSSGEVQGQAIGVEYHRLRAFEQYLNGHARDGQAINLKIIPRAKDQLLGALARGEGDLVAPGELLDMRAAHKISTSDPIASDVPLWLVGVKGERRFTRLEQLSGRTLALTTGSAAADAISQVNQKLALHKRPPIKVEWVDPSLAVEDVLEMVQAGIFHLTIVEKPIAERWSKILPRLRFDKQVVISEPGDEYWFVRQDASMLRASIDRFLKTYHTPSDQDVAFQRIYRRLYQVRNPLARADRQRLEKLRPVLQKHAREQGMDWLNLAALAFKESALDPGARNSGGPTGLMQITPSAAQRVGVNNIENLDSNVQAGARYLAMIRRKFFASPKLNERERMAFVLAAYNMGPERVQGMRTEARRRGLNPNQWFFQVERIAMEQVGMGGVSYVNSVNKYYLAFDRERESLEPSAPKVASRK
- a CDS encoding DoxX family protein, which encodes MSPLITRVLSTRAGYGLTILRIFVGIIFAAHGSQKLFGWFGGGGLAGTAQWMESIGLAPGTLMAVLSGGTEFFAGLALIIGLLVRPAALGLTFLTLVAIFSVHIHNGLFMANNGYEFALALLGGSLAVLFEGAGRLSADRAIAN
- a CDS encoding class I SAM-dependent methyltransferase, with translation MNALRPLIRLAPITADLTQRNPKILLGGKHQPTLLRYLDGWPRRTGRPSAFLIQFVEDGDSLARFANNSFDLAVIQAPDSDNAEEVIRQLTRIARQGLIARR
- a CDS encoding Gldg family protein, which produces MRSALRMGMTLIVISLLFLAFNLVWINKLPDIRWDFSQQNIHTLSPATQHLLATLDSPLDLYYFNSLTTPKKSRTVKRFGQRVEDLLQEFESAADGMINLHIIDPAPFSEDAYKASLFGLDDTQGFLGLIGTRAGQGTQRIEAFNPVDEPLLEYQISQLIDKLMHPQRRNVGLLSGLPLDDSASQLMEQMRRQFNLVELASNISQVPASIGSLMVVQPRALTEQTLYGIEQFVLSGGKLMIFIDPVSEMGTETVSADFRLDGLLTTWGIQMPPNKLLVDSLYASSASLGPGMPTVLHPARLKLPRQAMTAYDISTWKLNSLSVSSSGALLRSRKSRTTFTPLLQSSRQSALLDAARFASATQFDTLIDEAATSGQRHVISARIVGPAYSAFPDGLRGQPPGLQKAVRIEVVVVADTDLLADAVSQTTANDNVQFVLNTLDNLAAPAKLADIRPHITSRSLSTLEPMREAAAQAYREKAAELERRLERTEQAWQRLNPQTKSLGTQAVDTNTQLQALNKERLRLPMELHALKAQAYAPLRRFERIVKLLMIVTVPLVLCLIAWARYRCLCRRRWAPVAFG
- a CDS encoding ABC transporter permease, which gives rise to MKLLPLIFKRQLANYACVPHTYLSVALFLALCTALGLHAHHWLERDSSDLQAFFELHPWLYLLLIPSLSMQLWSDERSASFSGMMKTLPVTSAECVIGKFLAAWAVCSVALLLNFPIVIAANYLGTPDNGVIASQFLASWLLAGSYLSVGCFICALTHQRIIIFLFTMGLLLTISGLSLVLDALEHQAPIWIVDSIIKLDPISRFSSMDNGKITLHDGLYFVSMILAFLSATIVTLNYKNS